One Solidesulfovibrio fructosivorans JJ] DNA segment encodes these proteins:
- a CDS encoding DMT family transporter, producing the protein MPVSPRSVGILAALGATVLWSGNFVAARGIAHDIPPFTLNFWRWLVALVCLLPLALPKLKADWPGMRRSWRSMAFMGLLGVTALNTLVYKAAQTTASLNMALLVPTAPITIIILSRIFHGEPVTPRRLGGVLVVLLGVLILFSRGDWRALARVHVAAGDLWALGGVVCFGVYSFCTRYRPEDVSLEGFNAATFTWGLLLSLPGLVWEMAFLPVPTVSAKVAGGVLYVGIGCSFAAYLLWTRAITAIGPVLAGLVYYSLPLFTAVEAALVLNERIAPFHVAGGVCIACGIMIATWRVRPRLRRAAS; encoded by the coding sequence ATGCCCGTGTCTCCCCGTTCGGTCGGCATTCTGGCCGCCCTTGGCGCGACCGTGCTCTGGTCCGGCAATTTCGTGGCCGCCCGGGGCATTGCCCACGACATCCCGCCGTTCACGCTCAATTTCTGGCGCTGGCTGGTGGCGCTCGTCTGCCTGCTGCCCCTGGCCCTGCCGAAGCTCAAGGCCGACTGGCCCGGCATGCGCCGCAGCTGGCGCTCTATGGCCTTTATGGGGCTCCTTGGCGTCACGGCGCTCAATACCCTCGTCTACAAGGCCGCCCAGACCACGGCCAGCCTCAACATGGCCCTGCTCGTGCCCACGGCCCCCATCACCATCATCATCCTGTCCCGGATTTTCCACGGGGAGCCCGTAACGCCCCGCCGGCTGGGCGGCGTGTTGGTGGTGCTGCTGGGCGTCTTGATACTGTTCTCCCGGGGCGACTGGCGGGCGCTCGCCCGGGTGCACGTTGCCGCCGGCGATTTGTGGGCCCTTGGCGGGGTCGTTTGTTTCGGCGTGTATTCCTTTTGCACGCGTTACCGGCCGGAGGATGTCTCCCTCGAGGGATTTAACGCCGCCACCTTCACCTGGGGGCTTTTGCTGTCCCTGCCGGGGCTGGTTTGGGAGATGGCCTTCCTGCCTGTGCCGACCGTCAGCGCCAAGGTGGCGGGCGGCGTCCTCTACGTCGGCATAGGTTGCTCCTTTGCCGCCTATCTCCTCTGGACCAGGGCGATTACGGCCATAGGCCCGGTGCTTGCCGGCCTCGTCTATTACTCCCTGCCGCTTTTTACCGCCGTGGAGGCGGCCCTCGTGCTTAACGAGCGCATCGCGCCCTTCCATGTGGCCGGCGGCGTCTGCATCGCCTGCGGCATCATGATCGCCACCTGGCGCGTGCGGCCTCGGTTGCGCCGGGCCGCGTCATAG
- a CDS encoding GNAT family N-acetyltransferase translates to MADTNAASLVARSLAAALVDDPFYQAISVESGDDACLMNRLTRYFEHSITEGCAIGDVARAGDIGAAIWITSRDASLLHKARDEKLAAISEVLGPAGFSNYQTIVAAMERNLPTAIDPACWYLSIIGVAPDSRSRGIGGGLLSPMLRKADSLTMPCFLETFNPRSIPFYQRLGFAVIETLVEPLTGAPYQVMLRTPRQDRLAA, encoded by the coding sequence ATGGCAGACACGAACGCGGCTTCCCTTGTTGCCCGGTCCCTGGCCGCCGCCCTTGTGGATGACCCATTTTACCAGGCGATCAGTGTGGAAAGCGGCGACGATGCGTGCCTTATGAACCGGCTGACGCGCTATTTCGAGCATTCCATCACGGAAGGATGCGCAATCGGTGATGTCGCCCGCGCCGGAGACATCGGCGCCGCCATCTGGATCACATCGCGCGATGCGTCCCTTCTGCATAAGGCACGCGACGAAAAACTCGCCGCCATCTCCGAGGTATTGGGCCCGGCAGGCTTTTCAAACTACCAAACCATCGTTGCCGCCATGGAGCGCAACCTTCCGACGGCCATCGACCCGGCCTGCTGGTATCTCTCGATCATCGGCGTCGCGCCGGACAGCCGCAGCCGGGGAATCGGCGGCGGCCTGCTGTCGCCCATGCTGCGCAAAGCCGACTCGCTGACGATGCCGTGCTTCCTGGAAACCTTCAATCCCCGCAGCATTCCTTTTTACCAACGCCTTGGCTTTGCCGTCATCGAGACCCTCGTCGAACCCCTGACAGGGGCCCCCTACCAAGTGATGCTGCGAACTCCCAGACAAGATCGCCTCGCCGCCTGA
- a CDS encoding class II glutamine amidotransferase domain-containing protein: MCRLFALSSRDPVSPMRAIEALNVMKEGHDGSGVGLFLHDLGGPFGEMKDAPILSGIFTDDGLKRLDAFMDERGFVTKSTLVLDPKTKIPAGTPVRGTYMARAYEVPADLKSKGQAERELTYMSIRVALRLMGEAKEDIRVFSFWPDTIMVKEVGDPLTVAEYLGLDRPELFCRRILAQGRQNTNYAINLYACHPFFLQGVCTMTNGENTAFVPIKEYLLSRGFEGYMGYQSDSEVFAHIMHFTLKRLGLGIEYYKHVITPLSNAEMEGHSDRELLARIKQTCRKLIIDGPNCVIGCLPEGTMFMVQDRKKLRPGVVGGKDGIFAFSSEICGLDAAIPDRDEHADFQPMHLDTAIVRPECQEVTICNQLQSLPRPH; the protein is encoded by the coding sequence ATGTGCCGCTTATTCGCCCTCAGCAGCCGGGACCCCGTGTCCCCCATGCGCGCCATCGAGGCCCTCAACGTTATGAAGGAAGGACACGACGGCTCCGGCGTCGGTCTTTTTCTCCATGACCTGGGAGGACCCTTCGGCGAGATGAAGGATGCGCCGATCCTTTCCGGCATCTTCACGGACGACGGACTCAAGCGCCTCGACGCCTTCATGGACGAACGGGGGTTCGTCACCAAGTCCACCCTCGTGCTCGACCCCAAGACCAAGATTCCAGCCGGCACCCCGGTACGCGGAACCTACATGGCCCGGGCCTACGAGGTCCCGGCCGACCTGAAAAGCAAGGGTCAGGCCGAGCGCGAACTCACCTATATGAGCATCCGCGTGGCGCTCCGGCTCATGGGCGAGGCAAAGGAAGACATCCGCGTCTTCTCGTTCTGGCCGGACACCATCATGGTCAAGGAAGTCGGCGACCCGCTGACCGTGGCCGAATACCTCGGCCTCGACCGGCCGGAGCTTTTTTGCCGCCGCATCCTGGCCCAGGGCCGGCAGAACACCAACTACGCCATCAACCTCTACGCCTGCCACCCCTTTTTCCTCCAGGGCGTCTGCACCATGACCAACGGCGAGAACACGGCTTTCGTTCCTATCAAGGAATACCTGCTCTCGCGCGGGTTCGAAGGCTACATGGGCTACCAGTCCGACTCGGAAGTCTTCGCCCACATCATGCATTTCACGCTCAAGCGCCTAGGCCTTGGCATCGAATACTACAAGCACGTCATCACGCCGCTGTCCAACGCCGAGATGGAAGGCCATTCGGACCGCGAATTGCTTGCCCGCATCAAGCAGACCTGCCGCAAGCTCATCATCGACGGTCCCAACTGCGTCATCGGCTGCCTGCCCGAGGGGACCATGTTCATGGTCCAGGACCGCAAGAAACTGCGCCCCGGCGTGGTCGGCGGAAAAGACGGCATCTTCGCCTTCTCCTCGGAAATCTGCGGCCTCGACGCGGCCATCCCCGATCGCGACGAGCATGCCGACTTTCAACCCATGCACCTGGACACGGCCATCGTGCGCCCCGAATGCCAAGAGGTCACCATATGCAATCAACTGCAGTCATTACCCCGTCCACACTAA
- the topA gene encoding type I DNA topoisomerase translates to MGKDLIIVESPAKVKTIKKFLGNAYAVEASVGHVRDLPSKKLGVDEKEDFAPQYQIIPGKQKVVSKLKEAAASAKTIYLAPDPDREGEAIAWHVAEILKDAGAPIHRIQFNEITARAVREALAHPRDINEKLFLSQQARRILDRLVGYKVSPILWQKVKSGISAGRVQSVALRLVVDREKERRAFEPVEYWVFKARLAGDAPPEFEAELAKYRGKKVEIGSREAAEEAEAAITGNPFVVTSVTEKERKKSPPPPFITSTLQQAANQRLGYSAKRTMGAAQKLYEGLDLGERGTVALITYMRTDSTRIADEARDAAKEFITASLGPEYYPEKARHFRSKAGAQDAHEAIRPIDVTLTPADVKTLLPKDLFSLYKLIWERFVASQMSEARFWDTAVDVTAGPGLFKAKGERLIFPGYLKVYGQEAGDAAKMLPPLTKDQELKLLELKKDQKFTQPPPRYTEASLVRELEEKGIGRPSTYAAIISTLLDRDYARLEEKHFVPSELGETVSDLLAEHFVKIMDVGFTAGMEEALDAVAEGRGDWVGLLKNFTDDFYPTLAKAAKDMAKVKAGKETDVKCELCGKPMVIRFGKAGEFLGCSGYPECKNTKEFDRAPDGAVIPRERKPEEVAAVGECPQCGKPLVVKKSRTGSRFIACTGWPDCKYARPFSTGVPCPREGCEGMLVEKSSKRGKVFYACDHYPQCDFAVWDWPVNEPCPQCDSKILVRKKTRDGEVIACPNRGCRYRRSVSDKKDEDGES, encoded by the coding sequence ATGGGAAAGGACCTTATTATCGTCGAGTCGCCGGCCAAGGTGAAGACCATCAAGAAATTCCTCGGCAATGCCTATGCCGTGGAAGCTTCTGTTGGCCATGTGCGCGATCTGCCCTCCAAAAAGCTCGGGGTGGATGAAAAAGAGGACTTCGCGCCGCAATATCAAATCATTCCGGGCAAGCAGAAAGTCGTTTCCAAGCTCAAGGAAGCGGCGGCCTCGGCCAAGACCATCTATCTGGCCCCTGACCCGGACCGCGAGGGCGAGGCCATCGCTTGGCACGTGGCCGAGATTTTAAAGGACGCGGGCGCGCCCATCCACCGCATCCAGTTCAACGAGATCACGGCCCGGGCCGTGCGCGAGGCCCTGGCCCACCCCCGCGACATCAACGAAAAACTTTTTCTCTCCCAGCAGGCCCGCCGCATCCTCGACCGGCTGGTCGGCTACAAGGTGTCCCCCATCCTGTGGCAGAAGGTCAAAAGCGGCATTTCCGCCGGCCGGGTGCAGTCCGTGGCCTTGCGGCTGGTGGTCGACCGCGAAAAGGAGCGCCGCGCCTTCGAGCCGGTGGAGTACTGGGTCTTTAAGGCCCGGCTCGCCGGCGACGCGCCCCCGGAGTTCGAGGCCGAGCTGGCCAAGTACAGGGGCAAGAAGGTGGAGATCGGCAGCCGCGAGGCGGCCGAGGAGGCCGAGGCCGCGATCACGGGCAACCCCTTCGTGGTGACGTCGGTCACGGAAAAGGAACGCAAGAAATCGCCGCCCCCGCCCTTTATCACCTCCACCCTGCAGCAGGCCGCCAACCAGCGCCTGGGCTACTCGGCTAAGCGCACCATGGGCGCGGCCCAGAAGCTCTACGAGGGCCTGGATCTCGGCGAGCGGGGCACGGTGGCGCTCATCACCTACATGCGTACCGACTCCACGCGCATTGCCGACGAAGCGAGGGACGCGGCCAAGGAATTCATCACCGCAAGCCTCGGGCCCGAATATTACCCGGAAAAGGCCCGCCATTTCCGGTCCAAGGCCGGGGCCCAGGACGCCCACGAGGCCATCCGGCCCATCGACGTGACGCTGACGCCGGCCGATGTCAAAACGCTTCTGCCCAAGGACCTTTTCTCCCTCTACAAGCTCATCTGGGAGCGGTTCGTGGCCTCGCAGATGAGCGAGGCGCGCTTCTGGGACACCGCCGTCGACGTCACGGCCGGGCCGGGACTGTTCAAGGCCAAGGGCGAGCGGCTCATCTTCCCGGGCTACCTCAAGGTCTACGGCCAGGAGGCCGGGGATGCGGCCAAGATGCTGCCGCCGCTGACCAAGGACCAGGAACTGAAGCTCCTTGAGCTCAAAAAGGACCAGAAGTTCACCCAGCCGCCGCCGCGCTACACCGAAGCCTCGCTGGTGCGCGAGCTGGAGGAAAAGGGCATCGGCCGGCCCTCGACCTACGCGGCCATCATCTCGACCCTGCTCGACCGCGATTACGCCCGGCTCGAGGAGAAGCATTTCGTGCCTTCCGAACTTGGCGAGACGGTTTCGGATCTCCTTGCCGAGCATTTCGTCAAGATCATGGACGTGGGCTTCACGGCCGGAATGGAGGAAGCCCTCGACGCCGTGGCCGAAGGCCGGGGCGACTGGGTGGGGCTTTTAAAGAACTTCACCGACGACTTCTATCCGACCCTGGCCAAGGCGGCCAAGGACATGGCCAAGGTCAAGGCCGGCAAGGAAACGGATGTCAAGTGCGAGCTGTGCGGCAAGCCCATGGTCATCCGCTTCGGCAAGGCCGGCGAGTTCCTCGGCTGTTCGGGCTATCCGGAGTGCAAGAACACCAAGGAGTTCGACCGCGCCCCGGACGGCGCGGTCATTCCCCGGGAACGCAAGCCCGAGGAAGTGGCGGCCGTGGGCGAGTGCCCCCAGTGCGGCAAGCCGCTGGTCGTCAAGAAGTCCCGCACGGGCAGCCGGTTTATCGCCTGCACGGGCTGGCCGGACTGCAAGTACGCCCGGCCCTTTTCCACCGGCGTCCCCTGTCCCCGCGAGGGCTGCGAGGGCATGCTGGTGGAGAAAAGCTCCAAGCGGGGCAAGGTGTTCTACGCCTGCGACCACTATCCCCAGTGCGACTTCGCGGTCTGGGACTGGCCGGTCAACGAGCCCTGCCCCCAGTGCGACTCCAAGATCCTGGTGCGCAAGAAGACCCGCGACGGCGAGGTGATCGCCTGCCCCAACCGGGGCTGCCGCTACCGGCGGTCGGTTTCGGACAAGAAGGACGAGGACGGGGAGTCGTAG
- a CDS encoding FAD-dependent oxidoreductase — protein MAQQSVTIHGIENGHRVDSRILEERIQRAVTQGARELLVEADGQHGIGGRLFVSRNEPITVRVTGAPGQRTGSMGFPGTKIIIDAPTSDDVGWLNAGAEIVVLGNAGNGAANGMAQGKVMVAGNLGARGMTMTKRNPKYAAPEMWVLGSVGDYFAEFMAGGTAVVCGFEPQNPDNILGYRPCVGMVGGQIFFRGPYKGFSLADAKLAPIDDAAYAWLTENLRAYLDAIGKPELYETLAVREEWQLIAARTPVEKTGRVRRSMDEFRANVWDAELGKGGLIGDLDDSDRSPIPLIVNGELRRFVPVWENKKYLSPCQASCPTGIPVQKRWQLVRDGLMDEAMDLALAYTPFPATVCGYLCPNLCMQGCTRNIGHMLPLDTALLGKANVKAGHLPKLPPLSGKRVAVIGGGPAGMSVAWQLRLAGHDAVIYDPAEKLGGKISAAIPASRIPQEVLEAEIKRAQEVLPHIRFHKAITGEEFAQIVADYDFTVLAAGASIPRMLPVPGKELATPALTFLKAAKKGTARVGKTVVIIGAGNVGCDVATEAARLGAESVTLIDIQTPASFGKERKDAEAAGAKFKWPCFTKEITSEGVTLQSGEVIPADTVILSVGDVPDMDILDGTIATERGHVVVNDIYQTSNPKVFAIGDIVRPGLLTQAIGMGREAATAIIDIFAGKRPHTDTRERIDYDRAKLEYFDPRIMELGDLKSCASQCSSCGACRDCGVCTMICPTGAISRNQLEDKEFEMVSDPAKCIGCGFCANACPCGVWSLVENTPLV, from the coding sequence ATGGCACAGCAAAGCGTTACCATACACGGCATCGAAAACGGCCACCGGGTGGATTCCCGCATCCTCGAGGAGCGCATCCAGCGGGCCGTGACCCAGGGAGCCCGCGAACTTCTCGTCGAGGCCGACGGCCAGCACGGCATCGGCGGCCGCCTTTTCGTCTCCCGCAACGAACCCATCACCGTGCGCGTCACCGGAGCCCCGGGCCAGCGCACCGGCTCCATGGGCTTCCCGGGCACGAAAATCATCATCGACGCCCCGACCTCGGACGACGTGGGCTGGCTCAACGCCGGGGCCGAGATCGTAGTGCTCGGCAACGCCGGCAACGGCGCGGCCAACGGCATGGCCCAGGGCAAGGTCATGGTCGCCGGCAACCTTGGCGCGCGCGGCATGACCATGACCAAGCGCAACCCCAAGTACGCGGCCCCGGAAATGTGGGTGCTTGGGAGCGTTGGCGACTATTTCGCCGAGTTCATGGCCGGCGGCACGGCCGTGGTCTGCGGCTTTGAGCCGCAAAACCCCGACAATATCCTTGGCTACCGGCCCTGCGTCGGCATGGTCGGCGGCCAGATCTTCTTCCGCGGCCCCTACAAGGGCTTCTCCCTGGCCGACGCCAAGCTCGCGCCCATCGACGACGCGGCCTACGCCTGGCTGACCGAAAACCTGCGCGCCTACCTCGACGCCATCGGCAAGCCGGAACTCTACGAGACCCTGGCCGTGCGCGAAGAGTGGCAGCTTATCGCCGCCCGCACGCCGGTCGAAAAAACCGGCCGGGTCCGCCGCTCCATGGACGAATTCCGCGCCAACGTCTGGGATGCGGAACTCGGCAAGGGCGGACTCATCGGCGACCTGGACGACAGCGACAGAAGCCCCATCCCGCTGATCGTCAACGGCGAGCTGCGCCGGTTCGTCCCGGTCTGGGAAAACAAGAAATACCTTTCGCCCTGCCAGGCCAGCTGCCCCACCGGCATTCCGGTCCAGAAGCGCTGGCAGCTCGTGCGCGACGGGCTCATGGACGAGGCCATGGATCTGGCGCTGGCCTACACGCCCTTCCCGGCCACGGTCTGCGGCTACCTGTGCCCGAACCTGTGCATGCAGGGCTGCACGCGCAACATCGGCCACATGCTGCCCCTCGACACGGCCCTGCTCGGCAAGGCCAACGTCAAGGCCGGCCATCTGCCCAAGCTCCCGCCCCTTTCCGGCAAGCGGGTGGCCGTCATCGGCGGCGGCCCGGCCGGCATGTCCGTGGCCTGGCAATTGCGCCTGGCCGGCCATGACGCCGTGATCTACGACCCGGCCGAAAAGCTCGGCGGCAAGATTTCCGCCGCCATCCCCGCCAGCCGCATTCCCCAGGAGGTCCTGGAGGCCGAAATCAAACGCGCCCAGGAAGTCCTGCCCCATATCCGGTTCCACAAGGCCATCACGGGTGAGGAATTCGCCCAGATCGTGGCCGACTACGACTTCACGGTCCTGGCCGCCGGCGCCAGCATCCCGCGCATGCTGCCCGTTCCCGGCAAGGAGCTGGCCACCCCGGCGCTCACCTTCCTCAAGGCCGCCAAAAAGGGCACGGCCAGGGTCGGCAAGACCGTGGTCATCATCGGCGCGGGCAACGTGGGCTGCGACGTGGCCACCGAGGCCGCGCGCCTGGGGGCCGAATCCGTCACCCTCATCGACATCCAGACCCCGGCCTCCTTTGGCAAGGAACGCAAGGACGCCGAGGCCGCGGGCGCCAAGTTCAAGTGGCCCTGCTTCACCAAGGAGATCACGTCCGAGGGCGTGACCTTGCAATCCGGCGAAGTGATCCCGGCCGACACCGTCATCCTGTCGGTCGGCGACGTGCCCGACATGGACATCCTCGACGGCACCATCGCCACCGAGCGCGGCCATGTGGTGGTCAACGACATCTACCAGACGAGCAACCCCAAGGTGTTCGCCATCGGCGACATCGTGCGGCCGGGGCTCCTCACCCAGGCCATCGGCATGGGCCGCGAGGCGGCCACCGCCATCATCGACATCTTCGCCGGCAAGCGCCCCCATACCGATACCCGCGAGCGCATCGACTACGACCGGGCCAAGCTCGAGTACTTCGATCCGCGCATCATGGAACTGGGCGACCTCAAGAGCTGCGCCAGCCAGTGTTCGTCCTGCGGCGCCTGCCGCGACTGTGGCGTCTGCACCATGATCTGCCCGACGGGCGCGATCTCGCGCAACCAGCTCGAAGACAAGGAATTCGAGATGGTCTCCGACCCCGCCAAGTGCATCGGCTGCGGCTTTTGCGCCAATGCCTGCCCCTGCGGCGTCTGGAGTCTGGTGGAGAATACGCCGCTGGTCTGA
- a CDS encoding pentapeptide repeat-containing protein, whose translation MAECSTKHLDELREAIHRDSVLIFTHFLAYLAILIYFFIALLGTNDEAILRETAKDIPFINITIPFFWFFTLGPCFIAMMHINLLINYYYISKKTYGYKKYLSSFNSTEHQQQQHLDLYSYFLFTSFIIDTEMSPILKMLIRIILWIFNIIFPWTILFLFQAVSLPYHSNVFITVQRLAILIDVIITLRLIPDITSGVFGNYPTLKEWKKNKGEFIKKTYAVLKKSMVVFYLGILFIILSTFFLTIQGEFVDHFRNDILTYIDKRLNVCSSILDPITSIFIDKKAAECKTAGTKYKHSSSFITFLDTISQRNIDIQYAILSLPDKNVNKIFRCQNEYPETNCADEIAKQINQKHLDLRGRNLENSNFKFSLLSSTLFIGANLSGSNMQKAHAQYSYFIHARLENVDLNNGCLKHANFKSANLKNVNLKNANLQYADLTEANLEGANLEDADLQGAILDGANLCGANLRNSKLTGATLINTALYGADLFNANLDITYIKNSTFNGSNIQLTSFEGSLIDDTLFELTNIKNASFYLATIEELNTTGSHINMEQQSTCCPCNNKYIKNTDIDQQQIKTIIANILTSISDSKKKELVELRLQGIQSDIQRENITLSFKGPCRNDPKKCKKLTELLDAILKEHPRGERYMTILREKLKNCCANSDILLTEQPSSYPSITYPPLFYFPMCPANGDLQN comes from the coding sequence ATGGCAGAGTGCAGCACAAAACATCTTGATGAACTCCGGGAAGCCATTCACCGCGATTCCGTTTTGATTTTCACGCATTTCTTGGCGTATCTCGCGATACTCATCTATTTTTTCATTGCCCTCCTCGGCACGAACGACGAAGCCATCCTCCGCGAAACGGCTAAGGATATTCCATTTATCAACATTACGATTCCCTTTTTTTGGTTCTTCACCCTTGGCCCCTGTTTTATTGCGATGATGCATATCAATCTCTTGATTAACTATTACTATATATCAAAGAAAACATATGGTTACAAAAAGTACCTGTCTTCGTTCAACTCGACGGAGCACCAGCAACAACAACATCTTGATTTGTATTCATATTTTCTATTTACAAGTTTTATTATTGACACTGAGATGTCACCAATATTGAAAATGCTGATTCGAATTATTCTTTGGATCTTTAATATCATTTTCCCCTGGACAATCCTCTTTCTCTTCCAAGCGGTATCCCTTCCTTATCACAGCAATGTTTTCATAACCGTGCAAAGGCTCGCAATATTAATCGACGTAATCATAACATTGAGGCTCATACCAGATATAACGTCAGGTGTTTTTGGAAACTATCCAACGCTAAAGGAATGGAAGAAAAACAAAGGAGAATTCATCAAAAAAACATATGCCGTCCTAAAAAAAAGCATGGTAGTATTTTACTTAGGCATACTATTTATTATCTTAAGTACTTTCTTCCTGACAATACAAGGCGAGTTTGTCGACCATTTCCGGAATGATATCTTAACATACATTGACAAGCGACTTAATGTATGCTCGAGCATACTGGACCCGATCACTTCAATATTCATTGATAAAAAAGCAGCGGAATGTAAAACAGCTGGGACTAAATACAAACACAGTTCCAGCTTTATCACTTTTTTAGACACAATATCTCAAAGAAATATCGATATTCAATATGCCATATTATCATTGCCGGATAAGAATGTGAATAAAATATTTCGGTGCCAAAATGAATATCCTGAAACCAATTGCGCAGACGAAATAGCAAAACAAATCAACCAAAAGCATCTCGATCTTCGAGGAAGGAACTTGGAGAATTCGAATTTTAAGTTTTCATTACTTTCTTCTACACTTTTTATTGGGGCAAATCTTTCTGGATCAAATATGCAAAAAGCGCACGCGCAATATTCTTATTTCATTCACGCAAGACTAGAAAATGTTGACCTGAACAACGGATGCCTTAAACATGCAAACTTCAAAAGTGCAAATTTAAAAAATGTTAATCTAAAAAATGCGAATTTACAGTATGCGGATTTGACCGAAGCGAATTTAGAGGGAGCAAATCTTGAAGATGCCGACCTTCAAGGAGCAATTCTTGATGGAGCAAATCTTTGCGGAGCAAATCTTAGAAACAGCAAGCTTACAGGAGCAACACTAATTAACACTGCACTTTATGGCGCAGACTTATTTAACGCGAATCTAGATATAACATATATCAAAAATTCTACATTTAATGGGAGTAATATTCAACTAACTTCATTTGAAGGATCACTTATTGACGATACACTTTTTGAACTTACAAATATAAAAAATGCAAGTTTTTATCTCGCAACAATTGAAGAATTAAACACCACTGGCAGCCATATAAATATGGAACAGCAATCCACCTGCTGCCCATGTAATAATAAATACATTAAAAACACAGACATAGATCAACAACAAATAAAAACAATAATTGCGAACATACTCACGTCAATATCAGATTCGAAAAAAAAGGAACTTGTCGAACTAAGGCTCCAAGGGATACAAAGCGATATACAACGTGAAAACATCACTCTTTCTTTTAAAGGCCCATGCCGTAATGACCCTAAAAAATGTAAAAAGCTGACAGAGCTGCTGGATGCTATCCTCAAAGAGCACCCACGGGGAGAAAGATACATGACAATACTTAGAGAAAAGTTAAAGAATTGCTGTGCAAACAGCGACATACTCTTGACCGAGCAGCCGTCAAGTTACCCATCTATTACATATCCTCCTCTTTTTTACTTCCCCATGTGTCCGGCAAATGGTGACCTCCAAAATTGA
- a CDS encoding glutamate synthase-related protein, producing MQSTAVITPSTLSVNDMPWQVDWDINTCALCGRCTSVCPVNAIELGVFRKRILKTPEALEKKGKSRFSVYYGIRQRTDPAYHCIGCSMCNMVCPNNAITPRLRPEATTLKFHNNRGGQARTRGGRRNDPGSLLDQIKFIRISMLTDPALDAGRHEFELRTLLGRVQPPEEGLHALEEHAWVPAVREIYPLMIGSMSFGALSPNMWEGLIMGVTYLNEEMGMPVRMATGEGGCPPRLLRSRFLKYVVLQIASGYFGWDEIIKALPDMKEDPCAIEIKYGQGAKPGDGGLLMWYKVNKLIAAIRGVPQGVSLPSPPTHQTQYSIEESVAKMIQSMSMAWGFRVPVYPKISATTSATAVLNNLVRNPYAAGLAIDGEDGGTGAAYNVSMNHMGHPIASNLRDCYEDLCTAGKQNEIPLIAGGGIGKNGNLAANAAALIMLGASAVQSGKYMMQAAAGCLGSERDRCNVCNIGVCPKGITSQDPRLYRRLDPEKVAERLVDVFLSFDTELRKIVAPLGRSTSLPIGMSDALGISDYHASQRLKIKYVV from the coding sequence ATGCAATCAACTGCAGTCATTACCCCGTCCACACTAAGCGTCAACGACATGCCCTGGCAGGTGGACTGGGACATCAACACCTGCGCCCTGTGCGGCCGTTGCACGTCCGTGTGTCCGGTCAACGCCATCGAACTCGGCGTATTTCGCAAGCGTATCCTCAAGACGCCGGAAGCCCTGGAAAAAAAGGGCAAGTCCCGCTTTTCCGTCTATTACGGCATCCGTCAGCGCACCGACCCGGCCTACCACTGCATCGGCTGCTCCATGTGCAACATGGTCTGCCCCAACAACGCCATCACCCCGCGCCTGCGCCCCGAAGCCACCACGCTCAAGTTCCACAACAACCGCGGCGGCCAGGCCCGCACCCGCGGCGGCCGGCGCAACGATCCGGGCAGCCTGCTCGACCAGATCAAGTTCATCCGCATCTCCATGCTCACCGACCCGGCGCTCGACGCCGGCCGGCACGAGTTCGAGCTGCGCACCCTCCTCGGCCGGGTGCAGCCCCCCGAGGAAGGCCTCCACGCCCTGGAAGAACACGCCTGGGTGCCGGCCGTGCGCGAGATCTACCCGCTGATGATCGGCTCCATGTCCTTCGGCGCCCTTTCCCCCAACATGTGGGAAGGGCTGATCATGGGCGTGACCTACTTAAACGAGGAAATGGGCATGCCGGTGCGCATGGCGACGGGCGAGGGCGGCTGTCCGCCGCGCCTTTTGCGCTCCCGCTTCCTCAAGTACGTGGTGCTCCAGATCGCCTCGGGCTACTTCGGCTGGGACGAGATCATAAAGGCCCTGCCGGACATGAAGGAAGACCCCTGCGCCATCGAGATCAAGTACGGCCAGGGGGCCAAGCCCGGCGACGGCGGGCTCCTCATGTGGTACAAGGTCAACAAGCTCATCGCCGCCATTCGCGGCGTGCCCCAGGGCGTGTCCCTGCCGAGCCCGCCCACCCACCAGACCCAGTATTCCATCGAGGAGTCCGTGGCCAAGATGATCCAGTCCATGTCCATGGCCTGGGGATTCCGCGTCCCGGTCTACCCGAAGATTTCCGCCACCACCTCGGCCACGGCGGTGCTCAACAACCTCGTGCGCAACCCCTACGCGGCCGGGCTCGCCATCGACGGCGAGGACGGCGGCACGGGCGCGGCCTACAACGTCTCCATGAACCACATGGGGCACCCCATCGCGTCCAACCTGCGCGACTGCTACGAAGACCTGTGCACCGCCGGCAAGCAGAACGAGATTCCGCTCATTGCCGGAGGCGGCATCGGCAAAAACGGCAACCTCGCCGCCAACGCCGCCGCGCTGATCATGCTCGGCGCCAGCGCCGTGCAGTCGGGCAAGTACATGATGCAGGCCGCTGCCGGCTGCCTGGGCTCCGAGCGCGACCGGTGCAACGTGTGCAACATCGGCGTGTGCCCCAAGGGCATCACCTCCCAGGACCCGCGCCTGTACCGGCGGCTGGACCCGGAAAAGGTGGCCGAGCGCCTGGTGGACGTGTTCCTCTCCTTTGACACCGAACTGCGCAAGATCGTCGCCCCGCTCGGACGTTCCACGTCGCTGCCCATCGGCATGTCCGACGCGCTCGGCATCAGCGATTACCACGCGTCCCAGCGCCTCAAGATCAAGTACGTGGTCTAG